In Odontesthes bonariensis isolate fOdoBon6 chromosome 20, fOdoBon6.hap1, whole genome shotgun sequence, a genomic segment contains:
- the LOC142370507 gene encoding sialic acid-binding Ig-like lectin 13 has product MKEECRSFMAALSVNAVTVNMFLSVFFLPGVLAACGGVPADLSITAPKEMEALSGSCLQIPCSFNTDQTTFNNRGTIYGVWIKSESQFAKDSNNVIFNSSKSDNIYQMKITGNLSQKNCTTLFSDLNSSHTNRYFFRIENGLFKATASCNPIQITVKDSAWSPRIKISGELKEKESVTITCSALTPCPHSPPELTWNLQQHSHRQIEENTDGTFTAKIQETIPLSDTHDGYTISCSVRYPVNAGKDVKTAETEVTLSVSYAPKNTSASISPSDLVSAGSWMNLSCSSRANPPISSFTWFKNSKHGAMKVAEGDFYRPEMTRTTDTESYFCVAANILGNQTSSWIHLKNEGSSPLLTSVITVIIVIVLICLVVCVWYFRSKYSNPQQPQSHTGEELCSQMPTNQTEEELQYEDMNFFKKRPEPSCVSVQDGRQQQETVNAQLKESEPKNSSTETADSPEDLYIQNQTGEELALQIPATKTEEELHYEDMTFFKPRPEPSCVSVQDGRQQQETVNTQLKESEPENSSTQADTLEDLYTQVTKKTTSVV; this is encoded by the exons ATGAAGGAGGAATGTAGGAGTTTCATGGCAGCCCTGTCTGTGAACGCGGTGACAGTCAACATGTTCCTGAGCGTCTTCTTTCTTCCAG GTGTTTTGGCTGCATGTGGTGGGGTACCAGCAGACCTCTCTATTACTGCACCAAAGGAGATGGAAGCACTGAGTGGATCTTGTTTGCAAATCCCATGTAGCTTTAATACAGATCAAACAACATTTAACAACAGAGGAACTATCTATGGAGTGTGGATTAAAAGTGAATCACAGTTTGCAAAAGACTCAAATAATGTTATTTTCAACAGCAGTAAGTCGGATAACATCTATCAAATGAAGATCACTGGAAACCTGAGTCAGAAAAACTGCaccactctgttttctgatttaaACTCAAGTCATACAAACAGATACTTCTTCAGGATTGAGAACGGACTGTTCAAAGCAACAGCTTCCTGTAATCCTATTCAAATAACAGTTAAAG ATTCTGCTTGGAGCCCCAGAATTAAAATATCAGGTGAACTGAAGGAGAAGGAGTCTGTCACCATCACCTGCTCAGCTCTCACTCCCTGTCCTCACTCCCCTCCTGAACTCACCTGGAATCTCCAACAACACTCTCACAGACAAATAGAGGAAAACACAGATGGAACCTTTACAGCTAAAATCCAGGAGACcatccctctgtcagacacACATGATGGATACACCATCAGCTGCTCTGTCAGATATCCTGTGAATGCAGGAAAAGATGTCAAGACAGCAGAGACAGAAGTGACTCTCAGTGTTTCAT ATGCTCCTAAAAACACCTCAGCATCCATCAGTCCATCAGATTTGGTGTCAGCAGGTAGCTGGATGAACCTGAGCTGCTCCAGCAGAGCCAATCCTCCCATCAGCAGCTTCACCTGGTTCAAGAACAGCAAACATGGAGCCATGAAAGTAGCTGAAGGAGACTTTTACAGACCCGAGATGACCAGAACGACAGATACAGAAAGTTACTTCTGTGTGGCTGCAAATATTCTTGGTAATCAGACGTCATCAtggattcatttaaaaaatgaag GGAGCTCTCCCCTGCTGACCTCAGTTATTACAGTGATCATTGTCATTGTGCTCATCTGCCTGGTCGTCTGTGTTTG GTACTTTAGGTCCAAATATTCAAATCCACAACAGCCTCAG AGTCACACGGGTGAGGAGCTTTGCAGCCAAATGCCAACCAATCAAACAGAGGAGGAGCTCCAATATGAAGATATGAACTTCTTCAAGAAGAGACCTGAACCTTCCTGTGTCTCAGTGCAGGACGGCAGACAGCAGCAGGAGACGGTGAACGCACAGCTCAAAGAGTCTGAGCCAAAAAACAGCTCAACAGAGACTGCTGACAGCCCAGAGGATCTCTACAttcaa AATCAAACAGGTGAGGAGCTTGCTCTTCAAATCCCAGCCACTAAAACAGAGGAAGAACTCCATTATGAAGACATGACATTCTTCAAGCCGAGACCTGAACCTTCCTGTGTCTCAGTGCAGGACGGCAGACAGCAGCAGGAGACGGTGAACACACAGCTCAAAGAGTCGGAGCCAGAAAACAGCTCAACACAGGCTGATACCCTGGAGGATCTCTACACTCAAGTGACGAAGAAAACTACCTCTGTTGTGTGA
- the LOC142370508 gene encoding sialic acid-binding Ig-like lectin 13, translated as MKEECRSFMAALSVNAVTVNMFLSVFFLPGVLAACDGVPASLSITAPKEMETLRGSCLQIPCSFNTDQTTFKNTGTIYGVWIKHEWSLHNNPNNVVFNSSKSDNIYQMKITGNLSQKNCTTLFSDLNTSHTDTYFFRIENGPFRATACNDPLNITVKDSAWSPRIKISGELKEKESVTITCSALTPCPHSPPELTWNLQQHSHRQIEENTEGTFTAKIQETIPLSDTHDGYNISCSVRYPVNAGKDVKTAETEVTLSVSYAPKDTSASISPSDLVSAGSWMNLSCSSRANPPISSFTWFKNSKHGAMKVAEGDFYRPEMANMTDTESYFCVAANILGNQTSSWIHLKNEAGSSLLSTSVITVIVIIVLICLVVFVWCFKSKHPTPHQTQSQTGEDRAPQTPATKTEEELHYEEMNFFNKRPEPSSVSVQDGRREQETVYAQVKVSEPQNSSTQTADSPEDLYAQVKKKPLRSFTVELPYHTVIEVVKMDSMTQL; from the exons ATGAAGGAGGAATGTAGGAGTTTCATGGCAGCCCTGTCTGTGAACGCGGTGACAGTCAACATGTTCCTGAGTGTCTTCTTTCTTCCAG GTGTTTTGGCTGCATGTGATGGGGTACCAGCAAGCCTCTCTATTACTGCACCAAAGGAGATGGAAACACTGCGTGGATCTTGTTTGCAAATCCCATGTAGCTTTAATACAGAtcaaacaacatttaaaaacacaggAACTATCTATGGAGTGTGGATTAAACACGAGTGGAGTTTGCACAATAATCCAAACAATGTAGTTTTCAACAGCAGTAAGTCGGATAACATCTATCAAATGAAGATCACTGGAAACCTGAGTCAGAAAAACTGCaccactctgttttctgatttaaACACAAGTCATACAGACACATACTTCTTCAGGATTGAGAACGGACCGTTCAGAGCAACAGCTTGTAATGATCCTCTTAACATAACAGTTAAAG ATTCTGCTTGGAGCCCCAGAATTAAAATCTCAGGTGAACTGAAGGAGAAGGAGTCTGTCACCATCACCTGCTCAGCTCTCACTCCCTGTCCTCACTCCCCTCCTGAACTCACCTGGAATCTCCAACAACACTCTCACAGACAAATAGAGGAAAACACAGAGGGAACCTTTACAGCTAAAATCCAGGAGACcatccctctgtcagacacACATGATGGATACAACATCAGCTGCTCTGTCAGATATCCTGTGAATGCAGGAAAAGATGTCAAGACAGCAGAGACAGAAGTGACTCTCAGTGTTTCAT ATGCTCCTAAAGACACCTCAGCATCCATCAGTCCATCAGATTTGGTGTCAGCAGGTAGCTGGATGAACCTGAGCTGCTCCAGCAGAGCCAATCCTCCCATCAGCAGCTTCACCTGGTTCAAGAACAGCAAACATGGAGCCATGAAAGTAGCTGAAGGAGACTTTTACAGACCCGAGATGGCCAACATGACAGATACAGAAAGTTACTTCTGTGTGGCTGCAAATATTCTGGGTAATCAGACGTCATCAtggattcatttaaaaaatgaag CTGGAAGCTCTCTGCTGTCAACTTCAGTTATTACAGTGATCGTTATCATCGTGCTCATCTGCCTGGTCGTTTTTGTTTG GTGCTTTAAGTCCAAACATCCAACTCCACATCAGACTCAG AGCCAAACAGGTGAGGATCGTGCTCCTCAAACGCCAGCCACTAAAACAGAGGAAGAACTCCATTATGAAGAAATGAACTTCTTCAACAAGAGACCTGAACCTTCCTCCGTCTCAGTGCAGGACGGCAGACGGGAGCAGGAGACGGTGTACGCACAGGTCAAAGTGTCGGAGCCACAAAACAGCTCAACACAGACCGCTGACAGCCCAGAGGATCTCTATGCTCAAGTGAAGAAAAA GCCTTTGCGGTCTTTCACGGTGGAGCTGCCGTATCATACAGTGATCGAGGTGGTTAAGATGGATTCAATGACGCAGCTGTAG